One segment of Candidatus Pelagibacter ubique HTCC1062 DNA contains the following:
- a CDS encoding FMN-dependent NADH-azoreductase, which produces MKIYQIDSSARKEGSSSRALAKKLLNKIKKPGDEVIYRDLDDDMLFVSGLTESGMKIAEKDQTEEHKKMFELSDKLVSELKESDIIIISAPIYNYGPPATLKAWCDLAARIGETFKFKPNGRREGLLKNKQAYLVITSGGTKLNSSEDFLTPWLKFILNFFGIEKVEVISADQMALDYEKSIKEAEKQIENII; this is translated from the coding sequence ATGAAAATTTATCAAATTGACTCAAGTGCCAGAAAAGAAGGATCAAGTTCAAGAGCATTAGCAAAAAAATTATTAAATAAAATCAAAAAACCAGGCGATGAAGTAATTTATAGAGATTTAGATGACGATATGCTTTTTGTTAGTGGTTTAACTGAGTCTGGAATGAAGATTGCAGAAAAAGACCAAACTGAAGAGCATAAAAAAATGTTTGAACTATCAGATAAACTTGTAAGTGAATTAAAAGAAAGTGATATCATTATAATTTCAGCGCCAATTTATAACTATGGCCCTCCAGCAACTCTTAAAGCTTGGTGTGATCTAGCAGCAAGAATTGGTGAAACTTTCAAGTTTAAACCTAATGGGAGAAGAGAGGGATTACTTAAAAATAAACAAGCTTATTTAGTAATTACTTCAGGTGGAACTAAATTAAATAGCTCAGAGGATTTTTTAACTCCATGGTTAAAATTTATATTAAATTTCTTTGGAATTGAAAAAGTTGAAGTAATAAGTGCTGATCAAATGGCGTTAGATTATGAGAAATCAATTAAAGAAGCTGAAAAACAAATTGAAAATATAATTTAA
- a CDS encoding inositol monophosphatase family protein, translated as MNLLNKKDYKLYSNFLNTLAKYLNKFYFSKLNKTFMISNKLKGKGYDPVTTSDKAFEKFIRLKIKKKFPSHQVIGEEFGHKKSTSDYTWVIDPIDGTRSFVIGNPTWSNLISLNFKGIPVIGLANFPILNKYYLNFDNKNSFVFEKGKKRKISVSKNIPFSTIKVSGAFHGAVSLKQQMKIPKVLKLMQFPTADALSYSHLCEGKIDVVFQATNKIWDIHPLMPIIKAAGGIVSTWDNRDAVNAGNILVSANQSIHNKMLKLLKPVSK; from the coding sequence ATGAATTTATTAAATAAAAAGGATTACAAGTTATATTCTAACTTTCTAAATACCTTAGCAAAATACTTAAATAAATTTTATTTTTCAAAACTTAATAAAACTTTCATGATATCTAACAAACTTAAAGGTAAAGGCTATGACCCAGTAACAACATCTGACAAAGCATTTGAAAAATTTATTAGATTAAAGATAAAAAAAAAATTTCCAAGTCATCAAGTTATAGGTGAAGAGTTTGGTCACAAAAAATCAACTAGTGATTACACATGGGTCATAGACCCAATTGATGGAACAAGATCATTTGTAATAGGCAATCCAACATGGAGTAATTTGATATCTTTAAATTTTAAAGGTATACCCGTTATTGGTTTAGCAAACTTTCCAATACTAAATAAATATTATTTAAATTTTGATAATAAAAATTCTTTTGTTTTTGAAAAGGGTAAAAAAAGAAAAATCTCTGTTTCAAAAAATATACCATTTAGTACGATAAAAGTATCAGGAGCATTTCATGGAGCGGTCTCTCTTAAACAACAAATGAAAATTCCAAAAGTTTTAAAATTAATGCAATTTCCAACTGCAGACGCATTAAGTTACTCCCATTTATGTGAGGGGAAAATTGATGTTGTCTTTCAGGCTACTAATAAAATTTGGGATATTCACCCATTGATGCCAATTATAAAAGCTGCAGGAGGTATTGTTTCAACATGGGATAATAGAGACGCAGTTAATGCTGGAAATATTTTAGTTTCAGCTAATCAATCTATTCATAATAAAATGCTTAAGCTTTTAAAACCAGTTTCAAAATAA
- a CDS encoding DUF924 family protein yields the protein MHTRTKKILDFWFKETPPKKRFQRHKDFDALIKKNFLKDYELAGSNEYDDWQDSPLGSLALVILFDQFSRNMFRDDPKAFIQDHKARLIVNDSVYAGFLDEMDQDQRLFMILPLIHSEEITDHDMAYYLLDKFLKDHPGLISIKKSWKDHTLVIKKFHRYPHRNLVLVRKSTPEEIEFLAQPNSSW from the coding sequence ATGCATACAAGAACTAAAAAGATATTAGATTTTTGGTTTAAAGAAACCCCACCAAAAAAAAGATTTCAAAGACATAAAGATTTTGATGCGCTAATAAAAAAGAATTTTTTAAAAGATTATGAGTTAGCAGGTTCAAATGAGTATGATGATTGGCAAGATAGTCCCCTTGGTTCTTTAGCTCTAGTTATTTTATTTGATCAATTTTCAAGAAATATGTTTAGAGATGATCCGAAAGCTTTTATCCAAGATCATAAAGCAAGGTTGATAGTTAACGATTCTGTTTATGCAGGCTTTTTAGATGAAATGGATCAAGATCAAAGATTGTTTATGATATTACCACTAATTCACAGTGAAGAGATCACAGATCATGATATGGCCTATTATCTACTAGATAAATTCTTAAAAGATCATCCAGGTTTAATCTCTATAAAAAAATCTTGGAAAGATCACACCTTAGTAATAAAGAAATTTCATAGATATCCTCATCGAAACTTAGTGTTAGTTAGAAAATCTACTCCTGAGGAAATAGAGTTTCTAGCTCAACCAAATTCATCCTGGTAA